The window AGGATTCGAGGAATTCCCCGTTCCCGTATAGGCGGGCGCGACTCCGGTGAAAATATTGAAGGTCGTGCCGTCTGTCGAGATCTTCATGTTAGCGCCGTCGTAGCTGGCTTCTGAGTCCCACCACATCCAGAAATAACACTCAGATGCTGACATGTCAGCCGGAAGAGTTATCCCGGGTGTAGTCAGCTGAGCGTTTGCAGAGTTGGGATAGTTGCCTGCCAGGACGGTCGCCCATACGTTGGATCCGCTATATGCCGCTCCGGGGCCTGAAGTCGGAGCGCCCCACTGCCATACACTCGCCGTTCCCGTGACCGTCATGTTTCCGCTGTCGGCTTCAAAGTCCTCGACGTAGAGGTCCTGGAACAACCAGGTGTGAAAATCTACGACGACCGTGTCGTTTGTCGTGACAGATCCGCCCGGATCGGTGACGAATGTCGCCGTGAAGTTGTGCCTGTACCACCAGGTCGTCCAGCTCGGGAAAGTGACCTGCTGTGAGTCTCCCGGGGCGAGGTTCGTGACCTGAACGGTCTGATCGTAAATCACTCCAGAAACGGATTCTTCAATAGTCAGGTCGACGTCAAATGTCTGAGGTCCGGAGCAGTAAGCACCCGCGAAGACCCAGCATTCGGGTGTGATAGCAGTCGCCGGAGGATATTGACCCTCGACGGGGACTACAACTCTCTGAATCCCGACATCGTTTATTGAAGGAGCGAGGCCGAGGGCGTAGACGAAATCCTGGTCACCCTGGCAGAATCCGATGAGACACGGACCGAAACCGAGGAAATCCGGATAAAAATCGCCGCCGCCTGCCATATGATCTGTAAATCCAGCTGCGAAAGCAGGAATCGCGCAGTACAGGGTTTCCCTCGTCCATGTTCCCGTGTGATAATTGAGTCCGAACCACGTGCATTCCCAGCCGAGAGGGTTTGTCACCTGGCCGTGGTACCAAACTTTGTCTCCGTTGGGTACAGAACCGGGAACAAATGCTGATCCGTAAACGGAGTAATCACCTGTTCCGCTCCATGGCGAGCCCGTCTTCTGGAATCTGCCCATCGATGTGCTGAAGTTGCCTGT is drawn from candidate division WOR-3 bacterium and contains these coding sequences:
- a CDS encoding immune inhibitor A → MRSLMFFAVMVFAASGMFAAGGNTDAAPYIPSMPATDGIEMPLVWSLVIEGLGGVASNRLLGVEVIDDSLMIITDANTAQPVFLLINYVSGTYIGSVAQTGQAAGTWGHRDMDRDAGDTIYAGDQSGTGVRGYVLGLSPFSMTQVNTYTGQSNPNRGIAWVPGDTFWTGNFSTSMGRFQKTGSPWSGTGDYSVYGSAFVPGSVPNGDKVWYHGQVTNPLGWECTWFGLNYHTGTWTRETLYCAIPAFAAGFTDHMAGGGDFYPDFLGFGPCLIGFCQGDQDFVYALGLAPSINDVGIQRVVVPVEGQYPPATAITPECWVFAGAYCSGPQTFDVDLTIEESVSGVIYDQTVQVTNLAPGDSQQVTFPSWTTWWYRHNFTATFVTDPGGSVTTNDTVVVDFHTWLFQDLYVEDFEADSGNMTVTGTASVWQWGAPTSGPGAAYSGSNVWATVLAGNYPNSANAQLTTPGITLPADMSASECYFWMWWDSEASYDGANMKISTDGTTFNIFTGVAPAYTGTGNSSNPLNGQAIWTGHVAGMNAWNQYTMDLSTYGGQTIWLQWDFGSDGSVAYPGFYIDDVTIRIPNAVEENPIANPETFSVRSIAQVGNVLRLAVTVPSSSQVEFEIFDATGRLVATPFSGTVNQSSVLSWNSENVSSGVYFYKVTSNGNVFTGKFTRVY